From the Candidozyma auris chromosome 2, complete sequence genome, the window AATGTGTGTCGGTGCCTCTTCTGTAGTCAGATAAAGTCCAACTAGAGACACATTGTCAGACACCGCCAGAAGTAATTTGAGTCTTTTGCTCAAGTAGTCGTAGTCTATGGATTGGCCCAGCCACTTTAATTCAAACGCGCTGGCTATATATATCGATGTCTCGTCATGCTTACCCACAAGCACGCCAACGGGACACTGATTACGCGAAATCTGATCCAGAATAGCGTACAAAGCCGTCGCCCCTAATTGCACTAACATTAGTGTGGAGGTAGTAGGAATGCGATTGCATTATAGACTCCACAATGCATGCAGAATCCGTCAAGAGGGGTGCTTTATAAGTGATTTTGTGTCTACACAAGTAAGATATTTACGAAAAAGCTCATGTAATCTGATTGCTTTTAATTGAAGGGTTTCAGAGcgttcttgattttggatcAGACTAAATCTAAAGAAGGAGTCTTGTTTGATTCAGCCTGCTTATCAAAGTGCGAGCTTTTGCTTCGGTTGCACTCCTCCACATGTGCTTCAATGGGAATGGCAGAACTATTCAGAGGCGATATATGTGATGTATTATACTTGCTTTTGCATTGAGATCATAAGTGTCAATCTACATTCTATACCGAATTTTTCAGATTGAAAGTGCTGGTTGAACTCCGGTGTGGCTTCGATGAGTGTGCATACAAGAAAAGTCCCTAAgggagaaagaaaaaaaaattcctCTGCCCATCTCTTTCAAACATGATCATGTCTGTTCACGAGCCTCTAAGTAGAAAACGATCCATAGGCTCCGAGAACGTACTGAATGTCAAGAGGCATTGCCAAGACATGGAGAGCGAATCAGCCGTCACAGACGCAGTTTACGCTGTGCTCGTGAAGACTGCGCTTGAGAGCTTAGAAAAGGTATGTTCATTCCCCCCCCCTACTGTGTTCTCGAGGGATCATAAGCTTGTCTTCATGTTACTAACAATCAGTCTGATTCAATAAGAACGCTCACGGAGAAAGTGAACTTGCCGCCAACTCATGCCAAAGCGATGAGCTTGTCTAATCTCAATATAGTATTGAAAAAACTTATAGTAAATATTTCCAAGCTAGAAACGAAAGCTTACGAACCACTTATAACTGCGCTTTTGCGGTACCCTTGGATGGAAATCGGCGTGTCCGACTCTTCCCGGGAAAAGATTGCATTCCACTCCTTCGTGGACCTATACTCCCAATTTCTCATAGTGCTCACTTCGTCATTCCCTAGATACCTACCTGAAGCCGTCAAAAAGATTATCGGAGAGTTTCCAGATCTAGACTCTGACGTCTACCCACACCACAAGATTCTCCAAACTTTCATCAGATGTTCCCCTACTTGCATTAATTTAATACCCCGCACATTAAACGGTGTTTCGCCACATCATGTTTCATCGAGCACTGCTGAAATAACAAATTTTGTCAAGAACGCTATTGGTGTGATATCTTATTGCTCTGACTTGCTGTACTCTATTTGGCAGTTGGTGGTTGAGCTTTGCATCAAGTTGGATGTTGATTTACAGAATGAGCTCGATGACCTAGACGATGAGGCTGTCGAGGAGCTTATcaatggtgaagatgattcGGATGACGTTGTGGAAGCAGAGGATGAGGATAACCTAGAAGAAAATGGTGCCGAGGTTTACGAGATCGCTTCCACAACGAATATAAAGCAGATGGTGTCCAAACTTGACAAAGTAATGGAATTTCTTCTTACCATCACAGCTCCGTCGTTCACTGTTGAAGAGATAAACAATGGTAACGGCGTACACTTATTCAACACACTTGCATCTTTATTTAAGACTCATGTCTTACCAACGCATTTCACGAAACTGATTCAGTTTCTCATGTTTCACGTCTCCCAATACCAGCCAGAGCTCGCcgactccttcttggtgatgctAATAGACGTTGCGTTTaatcaaaaagagactGCTGAGAAGCGTctcaaagctcttcaatatCTTTCATCATACATTGCTAGAGCCAACAACCTCACAAGACACCAAGTGGTGTTCATCGTCAGTTACCTCATTGGATGGATTAACAAGTACATTAGCGAAAGAGAGCACGAGGTTTTCGAGTTCTCAGACTCCTCCACAGGTGGCATGGAGAGATTCAAGCTATTCTACGCTACATTCCAGACATTGCTTTACATTTTCTGCTTTAGACACAAGCTACTAGTCAAGGAAGACCCTGATCACGTAAACGGAGAGTGGGAGTGCGAGATTGACAGGTTCTTCCAGCGTGTGATTATTGCCAAGTTTAATCCCTTGAAATACTGTGACGAGACAGTAGTTTCCATTTTCGCCAATCTCGCCACGAAGTTGAATGTGTGTTACTGCTACTCCATCATTGAACACAACAAAAGAGAGCGCATGATTCAAGGTAACTCCAAGATGCCCTCCACTGTTGGTAACTTCAGGCATAAACAGGAGTTCTTAGATTTGGAAGCATACTTCCCATTCGATCCAGTTGTATTGCCCGCTTCTAAGAAAATTATTGAGAAGAACTATGTTGAATGGTCACAGGTCAATCCTGTcgacgaagatgacgatgaagatgatagCGGAAGTCATCgtgaagaggatgatgacgaggatgacATTGACTCCGAGGGCGAGTCGGACGTCGAGGAAAAGGACGAGGAACAGGACGTCGAGAGTGCTGAGGAAGACAGTGATAGGGAAGCTTAAGCAATCATGAGAACTCAAGTATTCTTATGTTGTTATCGGAGTCTCGATTAAATATTGTCTTTTCTTAGCATCAATGAACATTTTAAAACATTCAACGGCGCTATCATCCCTTTGTATGCAATGTTCactcttgaacaagtttcaTCAAAGTTTGACCTCATTCTTCTCTATCAACCTTTGCATTTCCCATAACATTTCCATTGTGCACTAGCTGAGCAATAAAGAGCTGGCTCTTTATCAACGAACAGTCTCTGTTACAAGCACAACAGGTCAATTTACCGCTATCGAACGCAGTTTAAGATTAGCAAATTACGAACTAATGAAACATAAGTATTACAAGTCGTCAGACTGTAAAAAAATGATCACGCCCAGGCTCGAACTGGGGACCTTCTGCGTGTGAAGCAGATGTCGTAACCAACTAGACCACGCGACCACTTCTGCATAGTTGTCCATTCAAAAAATCTATATTCCAAATCGTTTCCAATATGCAGGACTCGATTTTCTAAGGATGTGACGTGTACTGTATATAGGCTATTGAAAAATCTTCACTTTACTACATGGAAAGTTACTTGATCAAAATTTGCATAGGAAGGTCGCGTGGTCTAGTTGGTTACGACATCTGCTTCACACGCAGAAGGTCCCCAGTTCGAGCCTGGGCGTGatcatttttttctatttGTTGTAAGCGTTCGTTATGAAGCATTTTTCACAAACTCctacttcttttttgtctAGCAATGTATAACACTTTACTTACTAATCCTCTAGTAGGGAATACTGATTGAGCAAGATACAATCCCCCCCACGATCTGGATCTAGACCATACGTGTAGTAGTATCCCTCTGATGTCACGACATTGATGTGAACAAGTTCTAACAGCACAAGGTCCTTGTTGGATGTGCCTGACTCAGGTGAGCTGGCTTGTTGGCGAGATTCTGCTTCCTTCGATAGCAAGTAGGTTAGTGGGACCAAATCTTCGTGAATTTCACCATTCATAGTGGCTATCGACTTGACATCTTTTTCGACCGTTTGGATCTTGAGAGAGGCGAAATGTCTCGTTGGTTCCAATATTG encodes:
- the RRN3 gene encoding rDNA-binding RNA polymerase I transcriptional factor gives rise to the protein MESESAVTDAVYAVLVKTALESLEKSDSIRTLTEKVNLPPTHAKAMSLSNLNIVLKKLIVNISKLETKAYEPLITALLRYPWMEIGVSDSSREKIAFHSFVDLYSQFLIVLTSSFPRYLPEAVKKIIGEFPDLDSDVYPHHKILQTFIRCSPTCINLIPRTLNGVSPHHVSSSTAEITNFVKNAIGVISYCSDLSYSIWQLVVELCIKLDVDLQNELDDLDDEAVEELINGEDDSDDVVEAEDEDNLEENGAEVYEIASTTNIKQMVSKLDKVMEFLLTITAPSFTVEEINNGNGVHLFNTLASLFKTHVLPTHFTKSIQFLMFHVSQYQPELADSFLVMLIDVAFNQKETAEKRLKALQYLSSYIARANNLTRHQVVFIVSYLIGWINKYISEREHEVFEFSDSSTGGMERFKLFYATFQTLLYIFCFRHKLLVKEDPDHVNGEWECEIDRFFQRVIIAKFNPLKYCDETVVSIFANLATKLNVCYCYSIIEHNKRERMIQGNSKMPSTVGNFRHKQEFLDLEAYFPFDPVVLPASKKIIEKNYVEWSQVNPVDEDDDEDDSGSHREEDDDEDDIDSEGESDVEEKDEEQDVESAEEDSDREA